The sequence CCTCCTTCTTCGGTTAAATGCTCAGGGTCTGCATCCGGCTCTTGGCCGTCATGTAGTCATAGAAAAGTCGGGTGACGATCACCGAGGTGAACACACTCGAAAGAATGCCGATGGTCAGAATCACGGCGAAGCCCTTCACCGGCCCGGTGCCGAAGAGGAAGAGCACGATGCCGGTAATCAGGGTCGTGACGTTGGCGTCGAGAATCGTGGTGGTCGCCTTGCCGTAACCGGCATCGATGGAGGCGCGCACGCTCTTGCCGCTGACCAGCTCTTCTCGCATACGCTCGAAAATGAGCACGTTGGAGTCCACCGCCATACCGACGGTCAGCACCAGACCCGCAATGCCGGGCAGGGTGAGAACGGCGCCGAAGCCGCAGAGAAAGGCCACGATAAAGAGGATGTTGAGCGCCAGCGCCACGTTCGCGAAGATGCCGCCCTTGCGGTAGTAGACCACCATGAAGATGAGCACGAGGATCGAGCCCACGATCATGCTAAGCCGGCCCTGCTCGATCGAATCGTGGCCCAGCGAAGGACCAACCAGACGCTCTTCGGCGATGCGAAGTTTTACCGGCAGGGGGCCGCTGCGGAGCACGATGGCCAGCGACTGCGCCTCGGAGAGGGTGAAGTTGCCGGTGATCTGTCCCTGACGGCGGATCTGGCTCTGCACAACGGGCGCGCTCTTGACCGTGTTGTCGAGCACGATGGCCAGTCGCTTGCCAATGTTCTCGCCGGTGAGCTTGCCGAACTGCTCGGCGCCCTCGGCGTTAAATGCAAAACTCACGGCCGGCAGGCCGCGGTCGTCATTGATCGTAATAGCGTCCTCAAGCAGGGTGCCGTCCACTTCCGGGCGCTTGTTCACCAGGAACCAGGCGGTGACGTTGCCGTCGATGTCGCGCTGGGGGAAGACTTCCTTGTCGTCGGGAACCTTGCCGTCATAGGACTGGAGAAGGATCTCCTGATCGGCGGCCGAGGCCTCCACGAGGCGGAACTTCAGGACGGCGGTCTTTTCGATGACCGACTTGAGATCGAGCGAGGTGGTCACACCGGCGAGCTGCACGACGATCTTGTCGTAGCCCTGACGGTGGATGCTGGGCTCGGCGATGCCGGTCTCATTGAGACGGCGGGCCAGAGTCTCCATCGTCTGCTGGAGGACGACCTGCTTGCGGTTGTTGACGTAGAGGGAGCTGAGGGCAACGCGGATCTCGCTGTCGTCACGCTGGACCTTGCTGAAACCCAGTGCGTAGTTCTCGACCGTGACGCGGGCTTCTTCGGCCTTGGCCTCGTCCTCAAAGTGGAGGATCAGGGTCCGA comes from Chrysiogenia bacterium and encodes:
- the secD gene encoding protein translocase subunit SecD, which encodes MPARVRNWAIVVVLLVVVSVGVIFTRPVVLGLDLQGGIHLVLEVNDEDILEHELRTTETQISNRLEEQEKATPTHASQEGRTLILHFEDEAKAEEARVTVENYALGFSKVQRDDSEIRVALSSLYVNNRKQVVLQQTMETLARRLNETGIAEPSIHRQGYDKIVVQLAGVTTSLDLKSVIEKTAVLKFRLVEASAADQEILLQSYDGKVPDDKEVFPQRDIDGNVTAWFLVNKRPEVDGTLLEDAITINDDRGLPAVSFAFNAEGAEQFGKLTGENIGKRLAIVLDNTVKSAPVVQSQIRRQGQITGNFTLSEAQSLAIVLRSGPLPVKLRIAEERLVGPSLGHDSIEQGRLSMIVGSILVLIFMVVYYRKGGIFANVALALNILFIVAFLCGFGAVLTLPGIAGLVLTVGMAVDSNVLIFERMREELVSGKSVRASIDAGYGKATTTILDANVTTLITGIVLFLFGTGPVKGFAVILTIGILSSVFTSVIVTRLFYDYMTAKSRMQTLSI